The DNA window TCTTATTTGTATATGACGCACACGTGACGGTTGAGGATGGCGCCAAAAAATGTCAGGCCGTGCGCTCGGGGCCTGCTCGAAGGAACGTCACTCGCCCTCGGGCAGCGCGATGGTCGACGTTGCCTCCTCGATGTTGTCCGGGCCACCCTTGGGTGGCCAGAGGCCGGCGTCGTGAAGCAGGCCGAAGACCGCGCAGGCGCCGCTCGTCTTTTTGCGATTGAACGGCGTCCGTCCCTTTTGGACTAGTTATCCTTTTGGAGGGCGGCGACGGCCTGCGGCAGGCCACGCGGGGAGATTGGCACGGCGATCGTCTGCCCGTTCGCATCGCGGAAGCTGAGCGTCCCCGAGGTCTCGGCAGCAAGCAGCATCTTCAGTTGATCGGCCTTGAGCTCCATGTCGGCGAAACAGGCCACCGGCAAGCAACGACGAAGTTCGGGCGTCAGAGTGATCGGCTTCGCCCCCGGCATGCTCACTTTTATCTCACTGGGAAAGCTCAGGTTGACCGGTAGCGCGGCTGTCAGGTGCAGGCCGTCATCATTGGGCAGGCGGCCGATGGCGATCTGGGTGGTCGGCGCCCGTTGACTTTCCATTTGCGTCATCTGCACCACCTCGCAGACCTTACCGGCTTTGGCGTCTTCGCCGATCCGCTGGCAACGCAGGGTCCAGTCGCCATAGGTCGCGGTGGTGGAGCCCGGCTCGGCGCCGACGGGGAGGGCCTTGGCTTGGTCGGCCGGGGGCTTGGCAGCCGCCGGCGGTTCCTGCGCAAAACAGCCGCCTCCCCATGCGATCGAGCTCACAGCAAACAGGATGACAGAAAAGCGCTTCATTGCAAAAAACCTCACTGAGCCGGCATGACCGCGATCAACACAAGCGAACTCAAGGTTCCCCGTCGGCAGCTTGGTCGCTTCTTTGGTCGCTTCAGAACTTCCATTTGAAATCGGCGCGTGCCGTCTGCTCTGTTACCCGATTGCCGA is part of the Pleomorphomonas sp. PLEO genome and encodes:
- a CDS encoding invasion associated locus B family protein, which gives rise to MKRFSVILFAVSSIAWGGGCFAQEPPAAAKPPADQAKALPVGAEPGSTTATYGDWTLRCQRIGEDAKAGKVCEVVQMTQMESQRAPTTQIAIGRLPNDDGLHLTAALPVNLSFPSEIKVSMPGAKPITLTPELRRCLPVACFADMELKADQLKMLLAAETSGTLSFRDANGQTIAVPISPRGLPQAVAALQKDN